The DNA window AGGGAAGTCGGGAGCTTTTGTACCGTTTGCCAATCTCAGATGCTCATTTTTAATGATGACCGCTTCATCCCATAGTCCGGCATCAATAAACTGCTGCAGGGTAAATCTTCCTCCTTCTATAATGACGGACTGTATGTGTTCGCGGTACAAAGCATCTGTCAGTGCGGACAGGAAATTTTCCCTTCCGGTTTTTATAAACCGGATATTGCCTTCTGTAGCATCTTTCTCAGTATTGAAAATAAGGGTAGGCGCCTCATTATTGTACAAATTGAAATCACGCGGCACTTTCAGGTCAAAATCAACCAGGATTCTCACAGGATTATTGCCTTCTGCATTTCTTACGGTAAGTGAAGGGTCGTCATTCAGTGCCGTTTGTGTTCCTACTAATATCGCATGTTCGTCAGCTCTCAGCTGATGCACGAATTGATTGACCAATGCATTTGAGATGGCAGTCGGTTTAAAATCCTGGTCTAAAAAACCGTCACCGGATTCAGCCCATTTGAGAATGATATAAGGCCTTTTCTTTTCATGATAGGTAAAAAACCGTTTATTCAGTTCAATACATTCCTGTTCCAGGATTTCCGATACCACCTCGATTCCCGCATCCTGAATGATTTTTTTTCCTTTGCCGTTTACCTTATCATGTGAATCCATTGCACCGATGACCACTTTTCTGAACCCCAGCTCCTTGATTTTGAGCGCGCACGGTGGCGTTTTTCCATAATGCGCACAGGGTTCCAGGGAAACGTAAATGGTAGATTCCGGAATGAGGGTTTTGTCTGCCACGGAATTGATGGCATTGATCTCTGCGTGGTTTTCCCCGGCCTTATGATGATAGCCTTCACCAATGATCCGGCCGTTGTGCACAATGACGCTTCCTACCAGTGGATTGGGATAGGTATTACCCAGGGCTTTCCGGGCCAGTTCAATGCATCGCTGTATGTATTGTTCGTCCATAGATTGAAAGAAAAAAGGCGAAGACAAATTTCTTTGCTCCGCCTTTTTAACAATTATAAATTATTTATTCTCCAGAGCCGGAAATGATGCTGTGAAGATTCTGTTTTAAAGTTTCCAGATGCGCTTTTTTGTCATCAATCGTATTGTAAGTATCCTTCAGCAGAGGATTCTCCCTGGATGGATTGGTAAAGAAAGATAAGTTGTTTTCCAGCTTTACAATTTCCCCTTCCAGGTCGGAAATCTGGCTCTTGATCTTTCTGGCTTTATCCGTCAGCTGGTTTTCAGACAATCCTTCCTCCTTCAGTTCGAGCTCATTGATCTTATTCAGCCTCAGCTTTTCACGTAAGGTCTTGTTGAATTCGGAATTGATGGAAATCTTATCGCGCGGCACTTTACCGATGTTGTTCCAGGCTGTTTTGATGGCTTCGATCCTTTCGATGCTGCCTTCTTCATCGCCTACGGTTTTCAGTTCATCCAGAAGGTGCTTCTTCTGTTTGTAGTTGTCTTTCCAGTTATCGGTAGAGGTATTGCTCTTTTCACGGAAATTATTGAAAAATGCATTACAGGCATCACGGAACTCATCCCAGATTTTGTTCGTCATGCTCTTAGGAACGTGCCCGATTTTTTTCCAGTCCTCCTGCAGTTTCTTGAACAACGGTACCGAGATATCCCAGTCCTCATTGCTTACATTGTCCTGAGCAGTCTGGATCAGTTTCATTTTCTCCTCCAGATTCGTCTGTTGTGAACCTTTCAGGGATTTATAATAGCTGTTTTTTGTTGTATTGAACGCTCTGAGCGTGGTCTTGAAGTCATTCCAGTTCTGGTTGGAAAGTTTCCGGGGCACGCTGCCGGTTTTAAGGAATTCAGAACGGAGGTCTTCCACTCTTCTGATGGCATTCTGCCAGTAATTGTGGTTGGGATTCTCAGCGGGTTCTGAAAGTTTTTTGATTTCGGCAATGATCTGGTTTTTCTTTTCCAGATTGGCATTCTGCTCAGCTTCTATGGCTACTGAAAGTTCAGATTTCCTTTCGTGGATCTTATTGGAAATTTCCTTAAATTCTTCCCAGGTCTTTTCACGGAATTCTTCTGCCACTGGCTCAGCCTCTTCTTTCCATAGCTTATGCAGGTATTGCAGCTCGTTCAGGGCTTTCTGGATCACCGGTTCGTTTTCCAGCTGTCGGGCGCGCTCAATGATATGCTGCCTTTTTTCAAGGTTGTGGCTGTATTCCTGCTCCAGGAATTCTTTATTCAGATCCAGCATCTGGTAAAACTGGTTCAGATGATGGAAATAATTATTGTTAAGGATCCTGAATTCCGATTTAGCTACCTGGCCGGCTTTAGACCAGTCTTCTTTGATCTCACGGATGGATCTGAAAAGATTGACTCCGGGTTCGGAATTGGTATAGAGGTTTTTAAGCCTTTCGATAATACTTTGCCTGTGTTCAAGGTTCTGCTTTTGCTCTTCTTCCTGGCCTTTCTGGTAGGCGTCATGTTTTTCCCTGAAGATATTGACTAAAGCAGAAAACCTGGACTGCATCGGATGCTCATAGCTGAAGTTCTCAGCAGCATTTCCGGCTTCCACATATTCATGCTTCTTGTCTTCTACTTCATCATGGAGGTGGTGGGATGCTTTTTCTTTGAGCTGGTTGAATCTTTTGGAGTTTTCGCCGGCATCCGGAGTGTTGATGATCTTCTCCATTTCCTTCAGAATATCTGCCAGGCTCATATCAGGTTCTTCGTGATCCTCTTCATGGGTGGCCGGCATCTCTTCTTCCTGGGCAGGATCCTTTTCTTCTTCATGATTATTTTCATCATGAGAAGCCGTATGCTCCTGGATCGGTTCCTGATGCTCTTCCTGCGGCATTTCTGCGGCATTTTTCTTTTCTTCGTTTTCAGAAAGATTGTTTTCTGTAGTCATGGCAAATCTTTTATGTGAGTGGTGTTAATATCCTTTAAATATAGCAAAAAAGGCAATTCAAGCACTAATTTAGGTTATTTTTTTTGAAAATTCCAAATTTCCCAGGCTTTTTCAGCCTGCTGCTCAAGCATATAATATCCGTTGACGGTTTTCGCTCCTTTCTCAGATGCGTTGATGATAAACCGGGTGTATTCAGGGTTGTAGATAAGGTCAATGACCAGGTGTTGTTGCGATATGCCTTCAAACGGAAAGTTAAGGCAGTCATCTGTATTCGGATAAGTACCTACGGGAGTGCATTGGACAATGATGGTGTTCCTGCGTACCGTATCACAATTGAGCGTGTCAAAAGTAACTTCTGATTTCCGTGATACCGTGGTGAAAGGAATGCCGTTTTTTTTCATGACATACTGTACTGCCTTGGCAGCCCCTCCGTCGCCGAGGATGAGGGCAGAAATGTGATGTGGCTTACGATGCAGGAGCAGTGTTTTTTCAAATCCGAATGCATCGGTATTATAGCCTTTTTTCAGTCCGTTTTCGATACAGACACAGTTGACGGCACCTATATTCTTCGCTTCCTCGCTAAGCTCATCCAGGTAGCCGATGATTTTTTCCTTGTACGGAATGGTGACATTGAAGCCCCGCAGTCCGGGTTCTGCAAACAGCTGTTCCGCTTCACTGATGTCCTGCAGGTCAAAGATATCATAGGAGAAATCATGGACCATCAGTTTCTGGAATTTATTTTCAAAGAATTTCTTTGAAAAGGAGTAGGAGATATTTCTGCCGATCAGGCCTAATTTTGTCTTGGAAACCATCCCTCAAAAATAAAAAAAAGACCGGACAAGCCGGTCTTGGAATGCAATAAATTTGGTATTTTATTCTACGATGAATTTCGTAGAGAAATAATCCGTTTTAAGGATATAATTTCCTTTGGTTATCCCTTTTAACTGGATTTTATTTGAATTTTTAAAAGGACTGATCAGGGTTTCGATCAGTTTTCCGGATAGATCATAGATCTCTGCCTTTGAAATTTTGGACAGATTTTCTCCTTTTACGTACAATTCATGGTTATGTACAGGATTCGGGTATACAGCAAATGCCTTGTCTTTAGTGATCTCTGCGGTGCCCAGCGTGCTGAAGCACGTCCAGCTCAGGTTATCCATCGCTACTCTGTTTCCTGAAACAGGGTTGATGATTTTGATCACGATATTTCCGCTGACATTGATGTTGTTGATTGTCGTCGTCGTTACCGTTGAGCTGTAAGGAATGGTTCCTACAGTGACACCGTTGATCTGAACGTTCAGGTTGTTGCTGCTTCCTGTGAATTTCAGCTGGGTAGTCAGTGTAAGGCTCTGGATTCCTCCGGAAATGGATGTGCTGGTCAGGTTTCCGTTACGGATCGTGATTGCTTTGTTATTGATGGTCTGGTCGCTTCTGGAATCTGTGGCAGTCCAGGTGATTCCGTTATTGGTCCAGTTATAAGTGTTATAGGCATCTGCTACAACGGTGATGGTTTCAAAGTTTTCCGTTCCGCAGCTGGTTCCGCCTCCGGTTTGTCCCGCCAGTGTAGTTCCTGTTGCAGTATTGCTCTGTGCGGAAGAATTTCCTGCCGCATCTCTGGCAATGATGTAGAACGTATAGGTAGTGGAAGGAGCCAGTCCGGATACGGTAGCTGAAGTTCCTGTAACCGTAGCGTATAATGTTCCGTTTACATAGATGTCATATCCGGCTACGCCGATATTGTCTGTTGCGGCAGTCCAGTTCAGTGCAATAGAGTTTGCCGTAGGATTGCCGGCGGTAAGGTTGGTTGCAGCTGTTGGAGCCTGCGTATCCACTACCGGAGTTCCCCATACCTGGTT is part of the Chryseobacterium camelliae genome and encodes:
- a CDS encoding shikimate dehydrogenase family protein: MVSKTKLGLIGRNISYSFSKKFFENKFQKLMVHDFSYDIFDLQDISEAEQLFAEPGLRGFNVTIPYKEKIIGYLDELSEEAKNIGAVNCVCIENGLKKGYNTDAFGFEKTLLLHRKPHHISALILGDGGAAKAVQYVMKKNGIPFTTVSRKSEVTFDTLNCDTVRRNTIIVQCTPVGTYPNTDDCLNFPFEGISQQHLVIDLIYNPEYTRFIINASEKGAKTVNGYYMLEQQAEKAWEIWNFQKK
- a CDS encoding DUF349 domain-containing protein, with the protein product MTTENNLSENEEKKNAAEMPQEEHQEPIQEHTASHDENNHEEEKDPAQEEEMPATHEEDHEEPDMSLADILKEMEKIINTPDAGENSKRFNQLKEKASHHLHDEVEDKKHEYVEAGNAAENFSYEHPMQSRFSALVNIFREKHDAYQKGQEEEQKQNLEHRQSIIERLKNLYTNSEPGVNLFRSIREIKEDWSKAGQVAKSEFRILNNNYFHHLNQFYQMLDLNKEFLEQEYSHNLEKRQHIIERARQLENEPVIQKALNELQYLHKLWKEEAEPVAEEFREKTWEEFKEISNKIHERKSELSVAIEAEQNANLEKKNQIIAEIKKLSEPAENPNHNYWQNAIRRVEDLRSEFLKTGSVPRKLSNQNWNDFKTTLRAFNTTKNSYYKSLKGSQQTNLEEKMKLIQTAQDNVSNEDWDISVPLFKKLQEDWKKIGHVPKSMTNKIWDEFRDACNAFFNNFREKSNTSTDNWKDNYKQKKHLLDELKTVGDEEGSIERIEAIKTAWNNIGKVPRDKISINSEFNKTLREKLRLNKINELELKEEGLSENQLTDKARKIKSQISDLEGEIVKLENNLSFFTNPSRENPLLKDTYNTIDDKKAHLETLKQNLHSIISGSGE
- the ribD gene encoding bifunctional diaminohydroxyphosphoribosylaminopyrimidine deaminase/5-amino-6-(5-phosphoribosylamino)uracil reductase RibD yields the protein MDEQYIQRCIELARKALGNTYPNPLVGSVIVHNGRIIGEGYHHKAGENHAEINAINSVADKTLIPESTIYVSLEPCAHYGKTPPCALKIKELGFRKVVIGAMDSHDKVNGKGKKIIQDAGIEVVSEILEQECIELNKRFFTYHEKKRPYIILKWAESGDGFLDQDFKPTAISNALVNQFVHQLRADEHAILVGTQTALNDDPSLTVRNAEGNNPVRILVDFDLKVPRDFNLYNNEAPTLIFNTEKDATEGNIRFIKTGRENFLSALTDALYREHIQSVIIEGGRFTLQQFIDAGLWDEAVIIKNEHLRLANGTKAPDFPFTAERTESFRHNRISWYKKASN
- a CDS encoding endonuclease; this translates as MKRILCAFLMSFTFLNVWAQIPNGYYDGTTGLTGAALKTKLKEIITNGHVDHGYGGLYTGYQTTDRDYFYENDGTVLDMYSENPNGPDPYNFTPGNNQCGNYNSESDCYNREHVVPQSLFNSNAPMVSDIHFIRPTDGYVNGKRSNYPYGKVGTASFTSLNGSKLGNSASAGYSGTVFEPIDAFKGDVARMIFYFVTRYESQLSGFSTGNMLGGSAYPGLQAWELNQLLAWSAMDPVSPAEIARNNASYTFQGNRNPYIDHPEYVNQVWGTPVVDTQAPTAATNLTAGNPTANSIALNWTAATDNIGVAGYDIYVNGTLYATVTGTSATVSGLAPSTTYTFYIIARDAAGNSSAQSNTATGTTLAGQTGGGTSCGTENFETITVVADAYNTYNWTNNGITWTATDSRSDQTINNKAITIRNGNLTSTSISGGIQSLTLTTQLKFTGSSNNLNVQINGVTVGTIPYSSTVTTTTINNINVSGNIVIKIINPVSGNRVAMDNLSWTCFSTLGTAEITKDKAFAVYPNPVHNHELYVKGENLSKISKAEIYDLSGKLIETLISPFKNSNKIQLKGITKGNYILKTDYFSTKFIVE